A genomic window from Chitinophaga pollutisoli includes:
- a CDS encoding alpha/beta fold hydrolase has product MKPALILLHGALGAIQHFDSIASVLEDQYDVHRFNLHGHGGTPLPETPLRIEGFTAQLIDYIRQHHLAPAAVFGYSMGGYVAMQAAIQAPDTIARILTLGTKFDWTPDVAAKEARQLNADFLRDKAPAFVSQLAEFHGAAAWEPLLPATVGLMEALGERPLLTPETVAAVEAPVRLMVGDRDHMVSIEETLGIFRNLPNGSMVVLPETKHPIEKVNKAVLIWEIRSFMTL; this is encoded by the coding sequence ATGAAACCTGCCCTCATCCTGCTTCACGGCGCATTGGGCGCCATTCAGCACTTCGACAGCATCGCTTCGGTTCTGGAGGATCAGTACGACGTTCACCGGTTCAACCTCCACGGCCACGGGGGCACGCCTTTACCTGAAACTCCGCTCCGCATCGAAGGTTTCACGGCGCAGCTGATCGATTACATCCGGCAGCACCACCTCGCCCCTGCCGCCGTTTTCGGCTACAGTATGGGCGGGTACGTCGCCATGCAGGCCGCCATCCAGGCGCCCGATACCATTGCCCGCATCCTCACCCTGGGCACCAAATTCGACTGGACGCCCGACGTGGCCGCCAAAGAAGCCCGGCAGCTCAACGCCGACTTCCTCCGCGACAAAGCCCCCGCATTCGTGAGCCAGTTGGCCGAATTCCACGGCGCGGCCGCCTGGGAACCGCTGCTACCCGCCACGGTAGGTCTCATGGAAGCCCTCGGCGAGCGCCCCCTCCTCACCCCGGAAACCGTTGCCGCGGTGGAAGCGCCCGTCCGCCTCATGGTGGGCGACCGCGACCACATGGTGAGCATCGAAGAAACCCTGGGCATCTTCCGCAACCTGCCTAACGGCTCCATGGTGGTGCTCCCCGAGACCAAACACCCCATCGAGAAGGTGAACAAGGCCGTGCTGATCTGGGAGATCCGTTCGTTCATGACCCTGTAA
- a CDS encoding VOC family protein, which produces MELLAPIPTLATPSLQETVDFYVSVLDFTCKTLDETWKFASIQKDKVTMQLVHPQAKFPFGSSTPFEEPVFTGAIYIHMDGIDELWEKVKDRAEVCFPVQNFDYGMREFGIYDNNGYLLQFGQQISA; this is translated from the coding sequence ATGGAACTGCTGGCACCCATTCCTACACTGGCTACACCGTCGCTCCAGGAGACGGTAGATTTTTACGTTTCCGTATTGGATTTCACCTGCAAGACGCTGGATGAGACATGGAAATTCGCTTCTATTCAAAAAGACAAGGTGACCATGCAACTGGTGCACCCGCAGGCGAAGTTCCCGTTCGGCAGCTCCACGCCTTTTGAAGAGCCCGTATTTACCGGCGCCATTTACATTCACATGGATGGCATCGATGAATTGTGGGAAAAGGTGAAAGACCGTGCGGAAGTATGCTTCCCCGTGCAGAATTTCGATTACGGCATGCGCGAATTCGGTATTTACGACAACAACGGATACCTGCTGCAATTCGGTCAGCAGATCAGCGCGTAA